A genomic region of Arachis stenosperma cultivar V10309 chromosome 9, arast.V10309.gnm1.PFL2, whole genome shotgun sequence contains the following coding sequences:
- the LOC130951435 gene encoding uncharacterized protein LOC130951435 isoform X3 — translation MGNKKEKTLRSSISMRDIIYEQEEQIGLGPRQSRLISTVKKSRRLKGGSMVNIIGELEDTASSPSQTPLVPYANDDRPVLTSPQTNDDDRPATKRKRGPTKCLKTHGLSYEDRLPIRLNKYGQPIGCNRAKLSSHLGTLVRNAHLAPLTYTSWHGLKDNWEDLWEATIGKFDIGERAKGWVFKTLGSSWRTYKSRLKNQYFKENMPLVYNIKNCPRTVPLEHWKILVQFWSLDMIKEQSKKNTARRAKNTSQHTTGSKTFAEIREEEAMKNPDRREPSRVNMFFLTHKSRDGKPMSEGTSKIFSELEDAIVSHPEKLESTNQDDILSQVLGKDQPGRVRTYGRGVVGSDLWGSRSQVETERLIKEVKENAQAEIQNIQQKMQEEMEIKLQERVEDMKSQMLCGFNVFLNQLQKNLPGVEIPNLSFLSTTLNTKEVEATATANHEVFTAEKEVPSKSSTITEDVFKSHTKSLSQTREKNVILSPKKKQAFCSSLTQEVFDLKLEKMKHDQHKKRSKKKKVVCL, via the exons ATGGGAAACAAGAAAGAGAAAACTTTAAGGTCAAGCATCTCAATGAGAGATATTATCTatgaacaagaagagcaaatTGGATTAGGTCCTCGTCAATCCCGATTAATATCAACGGTGAAGAAAAGTAGAAGATTGAAAGGTGGTTCTATGGTTAATATCATTGGTGAGCTAGAGGATACTGCATCAAGCCCTTCTCAAACACCTTTAGTACCATATGCTAATGATGATA GACCAGTTTTAACATCACCCCAAACTAATGATGATGATA GACCAGCAACCAAAAGAAAAAGGGGTCCGACAAAGTGCCTTAAAACTCATGGTTTAAGCTATGAGGATCGGCTGCCAATAAGATTAAATAAGTATGGTCAACCAATTGGTTGCAATCGAGCCAAGTTAAGCAGTCATTTAGGAACTTTGGTTAGAAATGCACATCTTGCTCCATTGACATACACAAGTTGGCATGGACTTAAAGATAATTGGGAAGATTTGTGGGAAGCTACCATT GGAAAGTTTGACATTGGAGAAAGAGCTAAAGGGTGGGTTTTCAAAACCTTAGGTTCATCTTGGAGGACATATAAAAGTCGGTTAAAAAATCaatattttaaagaaaacaTGCCACTAGTTTACAATATAAAGAATTGTCCTCGTACTGTTCCACTTGAACATTGGAAGATTCTTGTTCAATTTTGGAGCCTAGATATGATTAAG gAACAAAGCAAGAAGAATACAGCTAGAAGAGCAAAGAATACAAGTCAGCATACAACAGGATCAAAAACATTTGCTGAAATACGTGAAGAGGAG GCAATGAAAAATCCTGATAGAAGAGAACCATCTCGGGTGAACATGTTCTTTTTAACACACAAGTCAAGAGATGGAAAACCAATGAGTGAGGGAACAAGCAAAATTTTT TCTGAGCTTGAGGATGCCATAGTTTCACATCCTGAAAAATTAGAAAGCACAAATCAAGATGATATACTTTCCCAAGTATTAGGAAAAGATCAACCCGGTCGTGTCCGTACTTATGGTAGAGGTGTTGTAGGTTCAGATTTGTGGGGATCTAGATCTCAAGTTGAGACGGAGAGGTTAATTAAAGAAGTTAAAGAGAATGCTCAAGCAGAAATTCAGAATATACAACAAAAGATGCAAGAGGAGATGGAAATAAAACTTCAAGAAAGAGTGGAGGACATGAAGTCACAGATGTTGTGTGGATTTAATGTATTTTTGAATCAACTACAGAAAAATCTCCCAGGAGTAGAAATTCCAAATCTCTCTTTTCTGTCAACTACTTTAAATACAAAGGAAGTAGAAGCTACTGCAACAGCAAATCATGAAGTTTTTACTGCTGAAAAAGAG GTTCCAAGTAAATCATCTACTATAACAGAAGATGTTTTTAAATCTCATACTAAGTCATTATCTCAAACAAGGGAGAAGAATGTGATTCTTTCACCTAAAAAGAAGCAG GCTTTTTGTTCTTCTCTTACTCAAGAAGTTTTTGACTTGAAATTGGAGAAAATGAAGCATGACCAGCATAAGAAAAgatcaaaaaagaagaaagtggtGTGCTTGTAA
- the LOC130951435 gene encoding uncharacterized protein LOC130951435 isoform X2 has protein sequence MLIVMGNKKEKTLRSSISMRDIIYEQEEQIGLGPRQSRLISTVKKSRRLKGGSMVNIIGELEDTASSPSQTPLVPYANDDRPVLTSPQTNDDDRPATKRKRGPTKCLKTHGLSYEDRLPIRLNKYGQPIGCNRAKLSSHLGTLVRNAHLAPLTYTSWHGLKDNWEDLWEATIGKFDIGERAKGWVFKTLGSSWRTYKSRLKNQYFKENMPLVYNIKNCPRTVPLEHWKILVQFWSLDMIKEQSKKNTARRAKNTSQHTTGSKTFAEIREEEAMKNPDRREPSRVNMFFLTHKSRDGKPMSEGTSKIFSELEDAIVSHPEKLESTNQDDILSQVLGKDQPGRVRTYGRGVVGSDLWGSRSQVETERLIKEVKENAQAEIQNIQQKMQEEMEIKLQERVEDMKSQMLCGFNVFLNQLQKNLPGVEIPNLSFLSTTLNTKEVEATATANHEVFTAEKEVPSKSSTITEDVFKSHTKSLSQTREKNVILSPKKKQAFCSSLTQEVFDLKLEKMKHDQHKKRSKKKKVVCL, from the exons ATGTTAAT TGTTATGGGAAACAAGAAAGAGAAAACTTTAAGGTCAAGCATCTCAATGAGAGATATTATCTatgaacaagaagagcaaatTGGATTAGGTCCTCGTCAATCCCGATTAATATCAACGGTGAAGAAAAGTAGAAGATTGAAAGGTGGTTCTATGGTTAATATCATTGGTGAGCTAGAGGATACTGCATCAAGCCCTTCTCAAACACCTTTAGTACCATATGCTAATGATGATA GACCAGTTTTAACATCACCCCAAACTAATGATGATGATA GACCAGCAACCAAAAGAAAAAGGGGTCCGACAAAGTGCCTTAAAACTCATGGTTTAAGCTATGAGGATCGGCTGCCAATAAGATTAAATAAGTATGGTCAACCAATTGGTTGCAATCGAGCCAAGTTAAGCAGTCATTTAGGAACTTTGGTTAGAAATGCACATCTTGCTCCATTGACATACACAAGTTGGCATGGACTTAAAGATAATTGGGAAGATTTGTGGGAAGCTACCATT GGAAAGTTTGACATTGGAGAAAGAGCTAAAGGGTGGGTTTTCAAAACCTTAGGTTCATCTTGGAGGACATATAAAAGTCGGTTAAAAAATCaatattttaaagaaaacaTGCCACTAGTTTACAATATAAAGAATTGTCCTCGTACTGTTCCACTTGAACATTGGAAGATTCTTGTTCAATTTTGGAGCCTAGATATGATTAAG gAACAAAGCAAGAAGAATACAGCTAGAAGAGCAAAGAATACAAGTCAGCATACAACAGGATCAAAAACATTTGCTGAAATACGTGAAGAGGAG GCAATGAAAAATCCTGATAGAAGAGAACCATCTCGGGTGAACATGTTCTTTTTAACACACAAGTCAAGAGATGGAAAACCAATGAGTGAGGGAACAAGCAAAATTTTT TCTGAGCTTGAGGATGCCATAGTTTCACATCCTGAAAAATTAGAAAGCACAAATCAAGATGATATACTTTCCCAAGTATTAGGAAAAGATCAACCCGGTCGTGTCCGTACTTATGGTAGAGGTGTTGTAGGTTCAGATTTGTGGGGATCTAGATCTCAAGTTGAGACGGAGAGGTTAATTAAAGAAGTTAAAGAGAATGCTCAAGCAGAAATTCAGAATATACAACAAAAGATGCAAGAGGAGATGGAAATAAAACTTCAAGAAAGAGTGGAGGACATGAAGTCACAGATGTTGTGTGGATTTAATGTATTTTTGAATCAACTACAGAAAAATCTCCCAGGAGTAGAAATTCCAAATCTCTCTTTTCTGTCAACTACTTTAAATACAAAGGAAGTAGAAGCTACTGCAACAGCAAATCATGAAGTTTTTACTGCTGAAAAAGAG GTTCCAAGTAAATCATCTACTATAACAGAAGATGTTTTTAAATCTCATACTAAGTCATTATCTCAAACAAGGGAGAAGAATGTGATTCTTTCACCTAAAAAGAAGCAG GCTTTTTGTTCTTCTCTTACTCAAGAAGTTTTTGACTTGAAATTGGAGAAAATGAAGCATGACCAGCATAAGAAAAgatcaaaaaagaagaaagtggtGTGCTTGTAA
- the LOC130951435 gene encoding uncharacterized protein LOC130951435 isoform X1, translating into MDNNLCSLNLCRFILRTFYNCYSVMGNKKEKTLRSSISMRDIIYEQEEQIGLGPRQSRLISTVKKSRRLKGGSMVNIIGELEDTASSPSQTPLVPYANDDRPVLTSPQTNDDDRPATKRKRGPTKCLKTHGLSYEDRLPIRLNKYGQPIGCNRAKLSSHLGTLVRNAHLAPLTYTSWHGLKDNWEDLWEATIGKFDIGERAKGWVFKTLGSSWRTYKSRLKNQYFKENMPLVYNIKNCPRTVPLEHWKILVQFWSLDMIKEQSKKNTARRAKNTSQHTTGSKTFAEIREEEAMKNPDRREPSRVNMFFLTHKSRDGKPMSEGTSKIFSELEDAIVSHPEKLESTNQDDILSQVLGKDQPGRVRTYGRGVVGSDLWGSRSQVETERLIKEVKENAQAEIQNIQQKMQEEMEIKLQERVEDMKSQMLCGFNVFLNQLQKNLPGVEIPNLSFLSTTLNTKEVEATATANHEVFTAEKEVPSKSSTITEDVFKSHTKSLSQTREKNVILSPKKKQAFCSSLTQEVFDLKLEKMKHDQHKKRSKKKKVVCL; encoded by the exons ATGGATAATAATTTGTGTTCACTAAATTTATGCAGATTTATCTTACGTACTTTCTATAATTGTTATAGTGTTATGGGAAACAAGAAAGAGAAAACTTTAAGGTCAAGCATCTCAATGAGAGATATTATCTatgaacaagaagagcaaatTGGATTAGGTCCTCGTCAATCCCGATTAATATCAACGGTGAAGAAAAGTAGAAGATTGAAAGGTGGTTCTATGGTTAATATCATTGGTGAGCTAGAGGATACTGCATCAAGCCCTTCTCAAACACCTTTAGTACCATATGCTAATGATGATA GACCAGTTTTAACATCACCCCAAACTAATGATGATGATA GACCAGCAACCAAAAGAAAAAGGGGTCCGACAAAGTGCCTTAAAACTCATGGTTTAAGCTATGAGGATCGGCTGCCAATAAGATTAAATAAGTATGGTCAACCAATTGGTTGCAATCGAGCCAAGTTAAGCAGTCATTTAGGAACTTTGGTTAGAAATGCACATCTTGCTCCATTGACATACACAAGTTGGCATGGACTTAAAGATAATTGGGAAGATTTGTGGGAAGCTACCATT GGAAAGTTTGACATTGGAGAAAGAGCTAAAGGGTGGGTTTTCAAAACCTTAGGTTCATCTTGGAGGACATATAAAAGTCGGTTAAAAAATCaatattttaaagaaaacaTGCCACTAGTTTACAATATAAAGAATTGTCCTCGTACTGTTCCACTTGAACATTGGAAGATTCTTGTTCAATTTTGGAGCCTAGATATGATTAAG gAACAAAGCAAGAAGAATACAGCTAGAAGAGCAAAGAATACAAGTCAGCATACAACAGGATCAAAAACATTTGCTGAAATACGTGAAGAGGAG GCAATGAAAAATCCTGATAGAAGAGAACCATCTCGGGTGAACATGTTCTTTTTAACACACAAGTCAAGAGATGGAAAACCAATGAGTGAGGGAACAAGCAAAATTTTT TCTGAGCTTGAGGATGCCATAGTTTCACATCCTGAAAAATTAGAAAGCACAAATCAAGATGATATACTTTCCCAAGTATTAGGAAAAGATCAACCCGGTCGTGTCCGTACTTATGGTAGAGGTGTTGTAGGTTCAGATTTGTGGGGATCTAGATCTCAAGTTGAGACGGAGAGGTTAATTAAAGAAGTTAAAGAGAATGCTCAAGCAGAAATTCAGAATATACAACAAAAGATGCAAGAGGAGATGGAAATAAAACTTCAAGAAAGAGTGGAGGACATGAAGTCACAGATGTTGTGTGGATTTAATGTATTTTTGAATCAACTACAGAAAAATCTCCCAGGAGTAGAAATTCCAAATCTCTCTTTTCTGTCAACTACTTTAAATACAAAGGAAGTAGAAGCTACTGCAACAGCAAATCATGAAGTTTTTACTGCTGAAAAAGAG GTTCCAAGTAAATCATCTACTATAACAGAAGATGTTTTTAAATCTCATACTAAGTCATTATCTCAAACAAGGGAGAAGAATGTGATTCTTTCACCTAAAAAGAAGCAG GCTTTTTGTTCTTCTCTTACTCAAGAAGTTTTTGACTTGAAATTGGAGAAAATGAAGCATGACCAGCATAAGAAAAgatcaaaaaagaagaaagtggtGTGCTTGTAA